TTTCACCTCCATATCTGATACCTCCTCTAGTAATGCTGCATTGTCTTCATCCGTAATCTGATTAACCTTCTCCCTCTCTGAGAGCTTTCCATCTTTTGTTGAAACTTGAAATAACTGTGAAAAGTACCTCGTGATAATATTCTGAATATCTTCAACATTTTCTCTCCATACACCATTTTCATCCTTTAACCTCTGCACTTGATTATTCTTTCTCCTCGTCGAAGCGTATTTATGGAAAAAACGTGTGTTTTGGTCTCCTTCACGGAGCCAAAATTGTTTCGCTCGCTGTTTCCAATACTCTTCCTGCTTTTCCAGCAGTTTCATATATTCCCATCAAGTATCCTCATATTCCTGAATGCCCTACATATCTTTTCGTGACCTAAGTTTGCGCAATGTCTCTCTACaatatttagttttattttgaaaCTCCTGGTTGACACCTCATCCCCATTCCTCAAGCTTCAGACAACAGTATTGAATCCTATCCATAATTTCCCCATTCATAACACTCTCCCAGCTATTCTTTACTACATTGAAACACTCATTTTCATGAATCCAAACATTCTCAAAGCGAAATCTTCTCTTCTTTGGCGCATAGACTCGCCTGTTAAGTTGCAGAACTAAGGGTAAGTGATCCGACGTCGATATTTCCCATACTCTCACCTCTGCTTCAGGAAACAACTCTTTCCACTCACTATTTGCCAATCCCCTGTCCAACCTCTCCTGAACCCAATTATCCTTTCCTCTAAAACGCTCCCATGTAAATTTTTCCCCTTTAAACCCCATATCAAACAGCCTACATTCATTCATTGTATTCACAAAACCCTCCAACAATCTTCTTGGATGTTTATGAATTCCCCTCTTTTCATCCTCGTACATCAGATCGTTAAAGTCTCCAATAACGCACCAAGGTAATGTAGACCTATCCGCTAACTCATTTAACAACGCCCATGACTCCCTTCTTCTCTCCCTTTCTGGATACCCATAAAAGCCGGTGTATCGCCACCGCCCTATTTGCTCATTCAGTACTTCAAAATCAATGTAATTATTACCTACATCATTAACTTGTACACCACCATCGTTCTTCCATAAGAGCGCAAGCCCTCCCCCATGGCCTTGTACGTCAACAACTTGACATCCTGCAAAATCTAACTTTTTACACACCTCTTCTACCTTATTTTTTGTTACTAACGTTTCTGATAGGAAAATCAGATTGGGCCTTATTTGTTGAATGATTTCTTTTAGAAATCTTAATGTTCGTGGGTTGGCCAGCCCACGACAGTTCTAGGCTAGTAAACTCATGGCTCTAGGGGGCCTGATACACAGGACCCACCTCTTGTCCGTTTTTTGGCCCAATATTAATATTAGACCCCGATTTGTTATTTCCCTCCAATTCTATCACATTCCATTTTTCCTCATTTTGTACTCGTCTTCTTTTAGAATCTATCACTATAGTTGTCGTCTCCTGATTTTCCTCTTCCATAATATCATCCTTGTGCATTAACTGTTGTTTATCTCTAACCACCTCCCCCTCATTACGCTGCACAATTTGAATTCCCCCCTTATCCCCTGATTTTTCTCGCACTACCCCTTCAACATCCATGAATCTCGGCTCCGCCGTTTCTTTGCCGTCTGCAATGGTGCTTGTTTTATTTTTTCCTCCCCAGATGATCCCACACCTCCTTCAACAGTACCACTTCATAACCATCGAGCTCCTACATTCATATTTTTTATATTTCTGCCTGGTGCCCTTAAACAAGTCCCGTATGCTTTTTTGATCTCCTTCCCTGGGTTAGCATATACAACTCCACATTCACGTTCTGAATGCCCTAAAATGCCACAGACAAAACAAAAGGTGCTTAGTCtttcatatttaaaatttatcCAGCTCCATGCACCACCCTCCCTTTTTATCTTCATTCGTCTTTTCAATGGTTTGTCAATATCTAGTCTCACCCTTATTCGAACAAATGAATTCCATCCCCCTTCAAGCCAAGCCTTATCAGTTTTGATGAAACTGCCAACAAAATCCCCAACGCTTCTGAGTATATTTTCTGACATGAATCCCTTAGGTAAATCATGAATTTGTAGCCATATCTCCATCTTATTCAGCTTGACTATACGTGCATCCTCGGTATCCTCAAGTTTGTGATAAATTAATGGACTTTGCTCAAATGACCACGGACTGCCATCAATTACCTTCTGTAAATCCATGACATGGAAAAAAACAAACGGATATCGATCATCCCCCAGTTCATGCACTTCCATTCCTTCCTTTGGTCTCCACAAAGATGCAATGACATTTTTCATGGCATTGAAATTTATATTCTTCTCTGTCAGAAATCTTCCCACCAATGCAAAAGATTGCTTGACCGGCTGTAACTCCTCTTCTCCAACGACCACCCCCTTCATCCTCCTCTTCCA
This sequence is a window from Apium graveolens cultivar Ventura chromosome 9, ASM990537v1, whole genome shotgun sequence. Protein-coding genes within it:
- the LOC141685128 gene encoding uncharacterized protein LOC141685128; this encodes MKLLEKQEEYWKQRAKQFWLREGDQNTRFFHKYASTRRKNNQVQRLKDENGVWRENVEDIQNIITRYFSQLFQVSTKDGKLSEREKVNQITDEDNAALLEEVSDMEVKMEVFSMHPDKSPGVDGLNPAFFQIFWNVVGQDVIQFYRNYMRIGELLRGVNRTLM
- the LOC141685130 gene encoding uncharacterized protein LOC141685130 — encoded protein: MKGVVVGEEELQPVKQSFALVGRFLTEKNINFNAMKNVIASLWRPKEGMEVHELGDDRYPFVFFHVMDLQKVIDGSPWSFEQSPLIYHKLEDTEDARIVKLNKMEIWLQIHDLPKGFMSENILRSVGDFVGSFIKTDKAWLEGGWNSFVRIRVRLDIDKPLKRRMKIKREGGAWSWINFKYERLSTFCFVCGILGHSERECGVVYANPGKEIKKAYGTCLRAPGRNIKNMNVGARWL